TACACAGTGCCATAGGGaacagggaactatcaggggacagCACCAAAcattacgactatagagcacttggaagggataaggatttgggatgggatggcggggggggggaaggaatggtgctcaatcaCTTGATcattcggggattgaacgccgacctgcatgaagcatcgCTCTACCACCCAGTGCAAGTGCTTGGAGACATTTGGAGACACAGTGCCATAATATGCTATCAATCGATGGTCAGATCTATCAATTTAGCAAAATGGGTGTATTGATCCTCATCTGCATTctagttacatagcagtaaaataggtacctgggtgttagtcagctgtcacgggctgcttcctcggggtggaggcctggtcgaggaccgggccgcggggacactaaagccccgaaatcatctcaagataacctcaagaaggttaaTACTGCATGAAGCAAGTGCTGCCCACCTGTACTGCTGCCACTGTTGCAGCGGGGCTCTCCCTGAAGAGTTAAGTGAAGCTCCTATCTCCGCCAACTGCCAATTTACATATCTTCATAAATATTGAGTGCATGATCCGAGGTCCAGCGCATGACCCGAGGTCGAGTGCATGACCCGAGGTCGAGCGCATGACCCGAGGTCGAGTGCATGACCCGAGGTCGAGTGCATGACCCCGAGGTCGAGTGCATGACCCGAGGTCGAGTGCATGACCCGAGGTCGAGTGCATGACCCGATGTCGAGTGCATGACCCGAGGTCGAGCGCATGACCCGAGGTCGAGTGCATGACCCCGAGGTCGAGTGCATGACCCGAGGTCGAGTGCATGACCCGAGGTCGAGTGCATGACCCGATGTCGAGTGCATGACCCGAGGTCGAGTGCATGACCCGAGGTCGAGTGCATGACCCGATGTCGAGTGCATGACCCGAGGTCGAGCGCATGACCCGAGGTCGAGTGCATGACCCCGAGGTCGAGTGCATGACCCGAGGTCGAGTGCATGACCCGAGGTCGAGTGCATGACCCGATGTCGAGTGCATGACCCCGAGGTCGAGTGCATGACCCGAGGTCGAGTGCATGACCCGAGGTCGAGTGCATGATCCGAGGTCGAGCGCGTGACCCGAGGTCGAGTGCATGACCCGAGGTCGAGTGCATGACCCGAGGTCGAGCGCGTGACCCGAGGTCGAGTGCATGACCCGAGGTCGAGCGCATGACCCGAGGTCGAGTGCATGACCCGAGGTCGAGTGCATGACCCGAGGTCGAGCGCATGACCCGAGGTCGAGTGCATGACCCGAGGTCGAGTGCATGACCCCGAGGTCGAGCGCATGACCCGAGGTCGAGTGCATAACTCGAGGTCCAGCGCATGACCCGAGGTCGAGTGCATGACCCGAGGTCCAGCGCATGACCCGAGGTCGAGTGCATGACCCCGAGGTCGAGTGCATGACCCGAGGTCGAGTGCATGACCCCGAGGTCGAGTGCATGACCCGAGATCGTCAACAAAGTGGTTACTGTGTTAGTCTGGTATAGGCATATATCTGGCGTTGATCCTATACGGGTTATTGGGTCtccgtgctgctactgctgctgctactgctactgctgctgctgctgctactgctactgctgctgctactgctgctgctgctgctactgctgctgctgctgctgctactgctgctgctgctgctactgctactgctgctgctactgctgctgctgctgctgctgctgctgctgctactgctgctgctgctgctcgtgtGGCTGTTACTGTGTATATTTATAGGTTCAGGTCTGGTTGATGTTTCTTAGACGATCTTCACCTCCCGTGTCTgtcctcccctcgcttccctttACCTCACCTCTCCTCGCTTCCCTTCACCTCGCTTTCCTTCACCTTTCCTCGctgcacctccctccctccctccctgcacctCCCCTTCCCTCAATAACATGAGTGTTCTTCCCCGATTATTGGATTAAGCGAGACAGCTTCCGAGGTGATCACTACACTGCGCAACTCTGTTACTCCTGTTGAGATTACCGCTCTgcagcggagagagagagagagagagagagagagagagagagagagagagagagagagagagagagagagagagagagagagagagagagagagagagaattgatgCACTGAGGCCGGAAACGAATAGAGCAATAGAAGAAAATAATCAGAAATACACGGACATAAATAGAGTGAGCAGATGGAGACAGGAAGAGAAGCAGAATAAGATGCCATATTTCAACCATGTGTTGCACTCTTGCAACAACATTGCACATGCGACATTTCAAGCATTTTGTTACACTGGTGAGTCTTACCCTGGATCTTCTCTAACCCACTTCATTggcggggtagaaatagccttagctactctatccctttgagatgtatttctttcttatctcaataaacatacttgaacttgaacctacTTCACCCATCACCTCTACTCCTGACTGGCCTCTCATTGTTTCCTagtccaggaggcctggtcggcgaccgggccgcggggacgctaagccccggaagcacctcaaggtaacctcaaggtagtcgaATTGTTCCCCTTCCCGCCGCTGCTGCGTCTTCATCAACGTGAATTGGTCAGtacacagcccgtcctctacTGCCTCTGCAACCTCATTAAACTAATGCACTAAATTGCCTGAACCTAACGTAACCGAGGATCCACGAAAAGAAAACGGGACATTGAGTCAATTGTGCAAGCCACTGTGATTTGTAACACACCATttttggggggcttagggggggggggttatttttCAATATGCGGTGTATTATTCAAGAGGACGGGTACAACGACGAGAGAGAGGTACAACGACGGCCTTGCTTCTTGCAGCtcagcgttcgattcccgatggtccaagtgactGGGtagcattccttccctccgtcctatcccagcTTCTTTTTCTTATGTCCCAGATaagtgtcttcatatcccagctccttgtccttgtatcccagctccttgtccttgtatcccagctccttgtccttgtatcccagctccttgtccttgtatcccagctccttgtccttgtatcccagctccttgtcttcatatcccagctccttgtcctcgtatcccagctccttgttctcatatcccagctccttgtccttgtatcccagctccttgtccttgtatcccagctccttgtcttcatatcccagcttcttgtcctcgtatcccagctccttgttctcgtatcccagctccttgtcctggtattccagctccttgtcctcgtatcccagctccttgtcctcgtatcccagctccttgtcctcgtatcccagctccttgtcctcgtatcccagctccttgtccttgtatcccagctccttgtccttgtatcccagctccttgtcttcatatcccagctccttgtcctcgtatcccagctccttgttctcatatcccagctccttgtccttgtatcccagctccttgtccttgtatcccagctccttgtcttcatatcccagcttcttgtcctcgtatcccagctccttgttctcgtatcccagctccttgtcctggtattccagctccttgtcctcgtatcccagctccttgtcctcgtatcccagctccttgtcctcgtatcccagctccttgtcctcgtatcccagctccttgtcctcgtaccacagctccttgtcctcgtatcccagctccttgtcctcgtatcccagctccttgtcctcgtatcccagctccttgtcctcgtaccccagctccttgtcctcgtaccccagctccttgtcctcgtaccccagctccttgtcctcgtatcccagctccttgtcctcgtaccccagctccttgtcctcgtatcccagctccttgtcctcgtaccccagctccttgtcctcgtaccccagctccttgtcctcgtaccccagctccttgtcctcgtatcccagctccttgtactcgtaccccagctccttgtcctcgtaccccagctccttgtcctcgtaccccagctccttgtcctcgtaccccagctccttgccctcgtatcccagctccttgtcctcgtaccccagctccttgtcctcgtaccccagctccttgtcctcgtatcccagctccttgtcctcgtaccccagctccttgtcctcgtaccccagctccctgtcctcgtaccccagctccttgtcctcgtattccagctccttgtcctcgtaccccagctccttgtcctcgtaccccagctccttgtcctcgtaccccagctccttgtcctcgtatcccagctccttgtcctcgtatcccagctccttgtcctcgtaccccagctccttgtcctcgtatcccagctccttgtcctcgtaccccagctccttgtcctcgtatcccagctccttgtcctcgtatcccagctccttgtcctcgtaccccagctccttgtcctcgtaccccagctccttgtcctcgtatcccagctccttgtcctcgtatcccagctccttgtcctcgtaccccagctccttgtcctcgtaccccagctccttgtcctcgtaccccagctccttgtcctcgtatcccagctccttgtcctcgtatcccagctcattgtcctcgtaccccagctccttgtcctcgtatcccagctccttgtcctcgtaccccagctccttgtcctcgtatcccagctccttgtcctcgtatcccagctccttgtcctcgtatcccagctccttgtcctcgtatcccagctccttgtccacgtaTCACTTCCTACTGCTATATAGCCTTTCTGGCTTGCTGCTTTCCCCTCATAATTACCTTCACCTCCTTCATCATATtatcctcttcctccatttctTGCTTCTCTTCCTCCGTTTTTGTTGTCTCCGGGGCAAAATTAATTCTACTCTTTTATGTTCTTCTCCTTCCACCTTTTCCCTATCCTTTGTGCATCTTTCCAGCCTGCTTCCCTTCCTTTTACCTCTCCTTACTTTCCCCTTACCCTTCCTATTTCTCTCTACAGGCTCCTCCCTAACTTGCCCTATTATTCTCCTTTTCCTgctcctccccaccttcccctgCCCCTTCCTTCTCGCCTGGCCTGATACCAAGAAACAACATGGGGGTTACTCACTGGCCTGGAAGCTCCCGATAAAGTGGCCACAGTTTCATCATTTTCTCTCCCGTGTTTCATTATTGCTTGCTTTATCCCTTTCCTTCCtggtttctccctctctctctctctcatctgttTCTCATTCCTGCCCTTCTTCCTGCTCTCTCATCATTTCCCACTATCCCACCCCACTCTAGCTTAACACGCGCTTATCTTTTGGTTTGCAGAGATCGAGAAACAGCTGAAGGAGAACTACAGCATCGAGGAGAGCGACTACCTCCTGCTGGAGACAGTCGTGCTGCAGGGCGTGCCCCACAAGGCCGGCCAGCAGTGGAAGTTTGCCGGGGCCTTCTACTACGCCACCACCGTTCTTACCACcatcggtgagtacacacacacacaggttctcaccttttttttttttttttttttttttttttttttttttttttttttttttttttttttttttttttttttttttttttttttgagatatatacaagagttgttacattcttgtacagccactagtacgcgtagcgtttcgggcaggtccctggaatacgatccccgccgcgaagaatcgttgttacaaccaagtacacattttactaatgcgttaaacagaggctacagttaaggatttgcgcccagtaaatcctccccggccaggatacgaacccaggacaaagcgctcgcggaacgccaggcgagtgtcttaccactacaccacggtgactggtgagagaaggaggagaaggaaggtggcCTTATCTTAAAAGGAGACCTTATCTCCTTTTAAAAGTTTTGTGTTTAACAGGGGTGCGGGTTCCAGGCCTGTGCTGCATATTCTGCTGTTGATTTTTCATAAACAGTATAGGTTGTCTTTGAAGTGGTCCTTATTTAAgttattgtatatattatgatTTTGATCAGCCTCCAGGATGCTGGTAAAGTTACTCTGGCCGAGGATGGAGGGCAGACACTTGGCGCTACCCTCTCCCAACTTTGCATGGTGATTGCTGTGGGGGTAGGGCCCAGCACGGGAGGATCGCAGTCAATTTCTTCGATCCTTTCAAATGAAAGGATCATTTTATCCTTTCAGTCCTATTGCTCTTCCTCTGCACCCACAAAATCGGTGGAAGATGACTGACCAAGTCTTGAGAATTTCTTGAGCaaggaaagtaaaaaaaaaaaaaacgctgtCACACTAGAAACAATTGCTTCCTCCATCaaaaatttaagatctcacgagcactgtgtctacaccgacggctcagtccaatcctctactggacggactgcagcgataTGTTGgtgttatagaaataatatttgcacacaaactgtcagtgtcaggtcaaACAacgggctgacctccacacaagcagaactagcggcaCTAAACTAACTACCAGAGCATTAAAAAACACAGAAGGAATAATGttttgcgattcaaagtctgctcttcaagctatCGAAACCTTCTTCTAGAAAATCAACACTAAGAACCTCATACAAGAAATTATAAACGAGCAgatcgctgcacagagtaaagagtTTAGAATCTCATTTATATGGGTGCTATCTTACATACATATAACCCATTATAATGCCACAGACATTGCAGACAAATTAgcatgtaacaaagatgaaggtGAATTAGACCTAATTGTTCCTTATTTCTGTTGTCaagactatattgttccaaacacttagggccaataggagagaaattactgactcatAGGCCTGAAAGCACCAGTTTAAAAcgttatgatttgttcagattggAAACCTAtgtatatgggcagcacaaaacgtcgaccagactgtgcgacacagtggttgccaggattagggaccagatttacgaagcagctacgcaagcacttacgaatctgaatatcttttctcaatctttggcagctttgtttacaattattaaacagttaataagctccgaagcaccaggaggctgtttataacaataacaacagttgattgggaagtttcacgcttgtaaactgtttaattaatgtaacctaagccgtcaaagattgaggaaagatgtacacgttcgtaagtatttgcgtagttgtttcgtgaatctggccccaggttgggATACTgttacctggagtgctcaggatctcccaatcctgagcactccagatgcaaactctgtgagcaggaactgagtCATGATCaagcacactacatcaccgatggCCCAGTTATCACACCATTCAGACCCGttcgcatgaggtacctggagctttgcaattactatattaactctcgtgttcttgaggatatcctcataatgcacccagagtttgccagcGCAGACTGCTGCACGTCCACGGCAGCTGCACACAGGCATAGGTACCTTAATGTGTTGATTAAAAGAAATAATGAGCGGGTCGGTGCCGGCTCTCGTACCACAACCTTCAAGTGCCCGGCTTGACTCTAGCACCGGGCCGACACGGGCACCGAGTCGACACTGGTAACCCGGTGTCGACACGGGTAACCCGGTGTCGACACGGGTAACCCGGTGTCGACACGGGTAACCAGGTGTCGACACGGGTACCGGGTGGACACGGGCGTCGGGTCGACACGGGTAACCCGGTGTCGACACGGACACCGGGTGGACACGGGCGTCGGGTCGACACGGGTAACCCGGTGTCGACAGGAGCACCATTTCGTCCCAATATACTATTTTTTTGAGATGGGATCATTATGAAATGTTCAGATGTAAGAACACGTTTGTAAGAAGATATTTATATTTTCTTGAACTGTTTAGCTCGGTAAATATACGAAGGTTTTGGTCCTGGTGTCCACGTGAGAGAACAGGAAGGTGTCAGCAAGAGGTATACACATAGTATACACGGGGTATACTAAGGAAGGGCGACATGTATATGTGAGGCACCTGTATGTAACCTCTTCATCCGTGTACATATTCATCGCCAAGAGTCATCAATCAACAAAAGCGCTaaaatacacagagaaatcacattaaagttatatatcaatgaacaaatccagcaGGAGTCTTGaaaagggttcgaacctaagcgccgctgggtgttcccaggagctgtgtgttcccaggagctgtgtgttcccaggagctgggtgttcccaggagcTGTGTGTTCCCAGGAGCTGTGTGTTCCCAGGAACTGTGTGTTCTCAGGAGCTGTGTGTTCCCAGGAGCTGTGTGTTCCCAGGAGCTGTGTGTTCCCAGGAACTGTGTGTTCCCAggagctgggtgttcccaggagctgggtgttcccaggagcTGTGTGTTCCCAGGAGCTGTGTGTTCCCAGGAGCTGTGTGTTCGCAGGAGCTGTGTGTTCGCAGGAGCTGTGTGTTCCCAGGAGCTGTGTGTTCCCAGGAGCTGTGTGTTCCCAGGAGCTGTGTGTTCCCAGGAGCTGTGTGTTCCCAggagctgggtgttcccaggagctgtgtgttcccaggagctgtgtgttcccaggagctgtgtgttcccaggagctgggtgttcccaggagctgggtgttcccaggagcTGTGTGTTACCAggagctgggtgttcccaggagctgtgtgttcccaggagctgtgtgttcccaggagctgtgtgttcccaggagctgtgtgttcccaggagctgggtgttcccaggagctgtgtgttcccaggagctgtgtgttcccaggagctgtgtgttcccaggagctgggtgttcccaggagcTGTGTGTTACCAGGAGCTGTGTGTTCCCAggagctgggtgttcccaggagcTGTGTGTTACCAGGAGCTGTGTGTTCCCAGGAGCTGTGTGTTCCCAGGAGCTGTGTGTTCCCAGGAGCTGTGTGTTCCCAggagctgggtgttcccaggagctgtgtgttcccaggagctgtgtgttcccaggagctgtgtgttcccaggagctgggtgttcccaggagctgggtgttcccaggagctgtgtgttcccaggagctgtgtgttcccaggagctgtgtgttcccaggagctgggtgttcccaggagctgggtgttcccaggagctgtgtgttcccaggagctgggtgttcccaggagctgggtgttcccaggagcTGGGTTTTCCCAGGAGCTGTGTGTTACCAGGAGCTGTGTGTTCCCAGGAGCTGTGTGTTACCAggagctgggtgttcccaggagcTGTGTGTTACCAggagctgggtgttcccaggagcTGTTTGTTCCCAGGAGCTGTGTGTTCCCAGGAGCTGTGTGTTCCCAggagctgggtgttcccaggagctgggtgttcccaggagctgtgtgttcccaggagctgggtgttcccaggagctgggtgttcccaggagcTGGGTTTTCCCAGGAGCTGTGTGTTCCCAGGAGCTGTGTGTTACCAggagctgggtgttcccaggagcTGTTTGTTCCCAGGAGCTGTGTGTTACCAGGAGCTGTGTGTTCCCAggagctgggtgttcccaggagcTGTGTGTTCCCAGGAGCTGTGTGTTACCAggagctgggtgttcccaggagctgggtgttcccaggagctgggtgttcccaggagcTGTTTGTTCCCAggagctgggtgttcccaggagcTGTGTGTTACCAGGAGCTGTGTGTTCCCAGGAGCTGTGTGTTACCAggagctgggtgttcccaggagctgggtgttcccaggagctgggtgttcccaggagctgtgtgttcccaggagctgggtgttcccaggagctgggtgttcccaggagctgtgtgttcccaggagctgggtgttcccaggagctgggtgttcccaggagctgtgtgttcccaggagctgggtgttcccaggagctgtgtgttcccaggagctgtgtgttcccaggagctgggtgttcccaggagcTGTTTGTTCCCAggagctgggtgttcccaggagcTGTGTGTTACCAgtagctgggtgttcccaggagcTGGGTTTTCCCAGGAGCAAGGTGTTCCCAggagctgggtgttcccaggagcTGTTTGTTCCCAggagctgggtgttcccaggagctgggtgttcccaggagctgtgtgttcccaggagctgtgtgttcccaggagctgggtgttcccaggagcTGTGTGTTCCCAGGAGCTGTGTGTTCCCAGGAGCTGGGTGTTCCTAggagctgggtgttcccaggagctg
The genomic region above belongs to Procambarus clarkii isolate CNS0578487 chromosome 33, FALCON_Pclarkii_2.0, whole genome shotgun sequence and contains:
- the LOC138370764 gene encoding two pore potassium channel protein sup-9-like → MKKQNVRTVSLIVCTFTYLLVGAAVFDALESEHERRKSELLFEIEKQLKENYSIEESDYLLLETVVLQGVPHKAGQQWKFAGAFYYATTVLTTIGDLQDAGKVTLAEDGGQTLGATLSQLCMVIAVGVGPSTGGSQSISSILSNERIILSFQSYCSSSAPTKSVEDD